A DNA window from Aureibaculum sp. 2308TA14-22 contains the following coding sequences:
- a CDS encoding SusC/RagA family TonB-linked outer membrane protein codes for MKTKFSGILTLLLAFVVQFTFAQERTISGTVTDETGPLPGVNILIKGTATGTDTDFDGNYAIQAKTGDILVFSFVGMANKEVTVGTSNTINVVLESDNLLEEVVVTAYGTQTKESLTGSIVEIDSEEFTKVASGNAVTGLTGKIAGVQIFSNSGQPGTAPVVRFRGIGSLNGSSAPLYVVDGVPFTESITTINPNDIESMSFVKDASAAALYGNRGANGVVIITTKKGKSGRMNVSLDIKTSMTDLAIKDYDVMTGAGEYFEAYHKMLKTNEIVLNGLSESDAGIKASNDLLDGTLGLIYNPYGGDRTNLVSPNGQFRGGTPLWEDDWRDYLFESFSGVNTAYLSLSGGNENSKYFVSLGHEDNEGYNINTGFKRSTLKANVETSFTDNISAGVQMNYANREQKGTLTNNITGNFAWVRDIAPIYPVFARDHATGEIVRDGQGNPEWDWADVTSPNAVAGRPFNGFSNPHALQTLNVNTDTRDNFTSRVFAKVNFLKDFTFTYNLGYDLATFNLVDYTNKKVGSASSTDIAGRLRERYGRGTTITNQQLLNWKKNLGDVHNVEILLGHEATNYDFKDIDVNLRRQFLANDLSPDLFALPDGADAILGDYTEYDLEGFFARLMYDYDGRYYINGSVRRDGSSVFHPDNRWGTFYGVGLAWRVSQESFLQDVSWLNELKFKSSYGQQGNDVVRYPNSVNRNYSPFLDQWGVTKNGDDFDIEKTVFGNKDLTWETSTNFNVGFEAQFFNNRLRIESEYFIREISDLIHNRELPPSTGFPSVPENVMDMENRGVEALISYQIISKEDLSWSFDLNATHYKNEITAFVPGKENIDNGRYRWTLGGTAFDYYMREFVGVDPTNGNAQWKTDVVADPDGVPYNGVTDDYSVATQYLQETALPDVYGGFSTNVVYKNFDFGVDFSYQIGGKAYDAIYNDGFDGSIGGNFHRDFSKTWTFDNQTATLPRVDENTNNWNQFSTLFLEDSDYLSLNNISIGYTLPEDVTKKIHLSKVRIYGNANNLALWTKSGRQGFDPRQRVAGDNNAVRYATLETYTLGININF; via the coding sequence ATGAAAACAAAGTTTAGTGGAATTTTAACGCTATTACTAGCGTTTGTGGTGCAATTTACGTTTGCACAAGAAAGAACTATTTCCGGTACTGTAACCGACGAAACTGGCCCTTTACCAGGAGTAAACATTTTAATAAAAGGAACAGCTACAGGTACTGATACGGATTTTGATGGTAATTATGCCATTCAAGCAAAAACGGGTGATATACTTGTTTTTAGTTTTGTTGGTATGGCAAACAAAGAAGTTACAGTAGGTACTTCAAATACCATAAATGTAGTATTAGAATCTGACAATCTACTTGAAGAAGTTGTAGTTACCGCTTATGGTACTCAAACAAAAGAATCCTTAACCGGATCTATTGTTGAAATTGATTCTGAAGAATTTACGAAAGTAGCCTCAGGTAATGCTGTTACAGGTCTTACTGGTAAAATTGCCGGTGTACAAATATTTTCTAATTCAGGTCAACCTGGTACTGCACCAGTTGTGCGATTTAGAGGTATTGGATCATTAAATGGTTCATCTGCCCCATTATATGTGGTTGATGGTGTTCCTTTTACGGAATCAATTACAACGATTAACCCTAATGATATTGAGTCAATGTCATTTGTTAAAGACGCTTCGGCTGCTGCCCTATACGGTAACAGGGGTGCAAATGGTGTAGTAATTATTACTACTAAAAAAGGTAAGTCTGGTAGAATGAATGTTTCTTTAGACATTAAAACCAGTATGACTGATCTTGCAATAAAAGATTATGACGTTATGACTGGAGCTGGTGAGTATTTTGAGGCATATCACAAAATGTTAAAAACCAATGAAATCGTTTTAAATGGTCTTTCAGAGTCAGATGCAGGAATAAAAGCTTCAAATGATTTACTAGATGGAACATTAGGATTGATTTACAATCCTTACGGAGGAGACAGAACTAATTTAGTTAGTCCAAATGGGCAATTTAGAGGAGGTACTCCTTTATGGGAAGATGACTGGAGAGATTATCTTTTTGAAAGTTTTAGCGGTGTAAATACTGCCTATTTAAGTTTATCTGGTGGTAACGAAAATTCAAAATATTTTGTGTCATTAGGTCATGAAGACAATGAAGGTTACAATATTAATACTGGGTTTAAAAGATCTACGTTAAAAGCAAATGTAGAAACCTCTTTTACAGATAATATATCTGCTGGTGTACAAATGAATTATGCCAACCGTGAGCAAAAAGGAACTTTAACTAACAATATTACAGGTAACTTTGCTTGGGTAAGAGATATTGCTCCTATTTATCCTGTTTTTGCTAGAGATCATGCAACTGGAGAAATTGTAAGAGATGGTCAAGGTAATCCTGAATGGGATTGGGCAGATGTTACTTCTCCTAATGCCGTAGCAGGAAGACCTTTTAACGGATTCTCAAACCCACACGCACTACAAACTTTAAATGTTAACACTGATACTCGTGACAATTTTACTTCAAGAGTATTTGCTAAGGTTAATTTTTTAAAGGATTTTACGTTTACTTATAATTTAGGTTATGACTTAGCTACATTTAATTTAGTTGATTATACTAATAAAAAAGTAGGTAGTGCAAGTTCAACTGACATTGCTGGTAGGTTAAGAGAAAGATATGGTAGAGGGACTACGATAACAAACCAACAATTATTAAATTGGAAGAAAAATTTAGGTGATGTTCATAATGTGGAAATTTTATTAGGACATGAAGCAACTAATTATGATTTTAAGGATATAGATGTAAACTTAAGAAGACAATTCTTAGCTAACGATTTATCTCCAGATTTATTTGCCTTACCTGATGGTGCAGATGCCATTTTAGGTGATTATACTGAATATGACTTAGAAGGATTTTTTGCTAGGTTAATGTATGATTATGATGGTAGGTATTATATTAATGGTAGTGTAAGAAGAGATGGATCATCAGTATTTCACCCAGACAACAGATGGGGTACCTTTTATGGTGTAGGTTTGGCATGGAGAGTTTCACAAGAATCTTTCTTACAAGATGTATCTTGGTTAAATGAATTAAAGTTTAAATCAAGTTATGGTCAACAAGGTAATGACGTTGTTCGCTATCCAAATTCTGTTAACAGAAATTACTCTCCTTTCTTAGATCAATGGGGTGTAACTAAAAATGGTGATGACTTTGATATTGAAAAGACCGTCTTTGGTAATAAAGATTTAACTTGGGAAACTTCTACAAACTTTAATGTAGGTTTTGAAGCCCAATTCTTTAATAACCGTTTACGTATTGAATCTGAGTACTTTATAAGAGAAATATCAGATTTAATTCACAACAGAGAGTTACCACCTTCTACTGGTTTCCCTTCTGTTCCTGAAAACGTAATGGATATGGAAAATAGAGGTGTTGAAGCCTTAATCTCTTATCAAATTATAAGCAAAGAAGATTTATCTTGGTCTTTTGACTTGAATGCAACACATTACAAAAACGAAATTACTGCGTTTGTACCTGGTAAAGAAAACATTGATAATGGTAGGTACAGATGGACCTTAGGTGGTACGGCTTTTGACTATTATATGAGAGAATTTGTAGGTGTAGATCCTACCAATGGTAATGCTCAATGGAAAACCGATGTTGTAGCGGATCCTGATGGAGTACCTTACAACGGTGTTACTGATGACTATTCAGTAGCAACTCAATATTTACAAGAAACTGCTTTACCTGATGTTTATGGTGGTTTTTCAACAAATGTAGTGTACAAAAATTTTGATTTTGGTGTAGATTTTTCTTATCAAATTGGTGGTAAGGCTTATGATGCCATTTACAATGATGGTTTTGATGGTAGTATTGGAGGGAATTTTCATAGAGATTTTAGCAAAACTTGGACATTCGATAATCAAACTGCTACATTACCAAGAGTTGATGAAAACACAAATAACTGGAATCAATTCTCAACTTTATTCTTAGAAGATTCTGATTATTTAAGTTTAAATAATATTTCTATTGGATATACTTTACCTGAAGATGTTACTAAAAAAATACATTTATCTAAAGTAAGAATTTATGGAAATGCAAATAATTTAGCCCTTTGGACTAAATCTGGAAGACAAGGGTTTGACCCTAGACAACGTGTAGCGGGTGATAACAACGCTGTTAGATATGCAACACTTGAGACTTATACTTTAGGTATAAACATTAATTTTTAA
- a CDS encoding RagB/SusD family nutrient uptake outer membrane protein, producing the protein MKKILLLLVVTAFMVSCNEDYLDTSLQSTVTDEDIAKLAEESPEALLNVASSFDVGTVNSLRSYNLAGDGGHFDFGQKSVDLMMDLMSSDMINDGNGWWFDDYYKYTGRTQDRRETEIVWNSYYTIIKGANQTISLIGSLDEAQLTEALTHVLARSKIIRGMSYLQLIQIYQKGKPALSDPGVPIVDPTADLINGPGFGRLTVGDVYNQIESDLMEGYTNLEGYSRPDKTSINQNIAAGFLARYYLLREDYTKAMTYAIEAQSEGTVNANGLLDGFQFITNSEWIWGADINADTTSYYASFFAQLQSYSPVFDSNAGYTPGYTGQLGHHKTIDKNLYDAISPSDIRYNWFGPDNGYILQGNATQIYNYKFFDDTFFEADYVYMRVAEFHLIEAEAKAAMGDDAGAAQALYNLISTRDPNYTLSTNTGSDLMDEIRTHRRIELWGEGFGLLDMKRWGVGLLRDYAGSTHPNTPGSYFNLPAGSSMFTFQIPEDEINANDAITAADQNQ; encoded by the coding sequence ATGAAAAAAATTCTTTTATTACTAGTTGTTACAGCGTTTATGGTAAGCTGTAATGAAGATTACTTAGATACAAGCCTTCAAAGTACTGTTACTGATGAAGATATAGCTAAATTAGCTGAAGAATCTCCTGAAGCATTATTAAACGTTGCTTCTTCTTTTGATGTAGGTACGGTGAATAGTTTAAGATCTTATAACTTGGCCGGTGATGGTGGACACTTCGATTTTGGACAGAAATCTGTTGATTTAATGATGGATTTAATGTCTAGTGATATGATTAATGATGGAAACGGATGGTGGTTTGACGATTATTATAAATATACTGGTCGCACACAAGACAGACGTGAAACTGAAATTGTTTGGAATTCTTATTATACCATTATAAAAGGAGCAAACCAAACTATTAGTTTAATTGGTAGCTTAGATGAAGCACAGCTTACTGAAGCTTTAACGCATGTATTGGCAAGATCAAAAATTATCAGAGGTATGTCGTATTTGCAATTGATACAAATTTATCAAAAAGGAAAGCCAGCATTGTCTGATCCTGGTGTGCCTATTGTAGATCCAACTGCCGATTTAATTAACGGCCCTGGGTTTGGTAGATTAACTGTGGGTGATGTTTACAATCAAATTGAGAGTGATTTAATGGAAGGTTATACAAATTTGGAAGGATATTCAAGACCTGACAAAACTTCAATTAATCAAAACATTGCTGCTGGTTTTTTAGCTAGATATTATTTGCTAAGAGAAGATTATACAAAAGCGATGACATATGCCATAGAAGCTCAGTCTGAGGGTACGGTAAATGCTAATGGATTGTTAGATGGTTTTCAATTTATAACCAATTCTGAATGGATTTGGGGAGCTGATATTAATGCAGATACTACATCTTATTACGCATCGTTCTTCGCTCAATTGCAATCGTATTCTCCTGTATTTGATTCAAATGCTGGTTATACACCTGGTTACACAGGGCAGTTAGGTCATCATAAAACTATAGATAAAAATTTATATGATGCCATTTCTCCTTCAGATATAAGGTACAATTGGTTTGGTCCAGATAATGGATATATCTTACAAGGAAATGCTACTCAAATTTACAATTACAAGTTTTTTGATGATACTTTCTTTGAAGCTGATTATGTGTATATGCGTGTTGCTGAATTTCATTTAATCGAAGCAGAAGCTAAAGCGGCTATGGGTGATGATGCAGGTGCTGCTCAAGCCTTGTATAATTTAATTTCAACAAGAGACCCTAATTATACGCTTTCTACGAATACTGGATCTGACTTAATGGATGAAATCAGAACGCACAGAAGAATTGAATTGTGGGGTGAAGGATTTGGTTTATTAGATATGAAACGTTGGGGAGTAGGTTTACTACGTGATTATGCGGGATCTACACATCCAAATACTCCTGGTTCTTATTTTAATTTACCAGCTGGTTCATCAATGTTTACTTTTCAAATTCCTGAAGATGAGATAAACGCAAATGATGCTATTACTGCAGCAGATCAAAATCAATAA
- the rlmB gene encoding 23S rRNA (guanosine(2251)-2'-O)-methyltransferase RlmB: MKESSNIFGIRAVIEAINAGQTMQKVYIQKGLSGNLFSELNTLIKQHNISTSYVPVEKLNHLSKNQNHQGIVGKISGVEFYSLEDIMASNSKKNPLYLLLDQITDVRNFGAILRTAECTGVDAIIIPNQGNAPLNADAIKTSAGAAFKIPICKVNHLLDAIYHLQGEGIEIVCITEKTDNTLYQVDFNKPIALIMGSEHKGISPAVLKITDAKAKLPLLGDIASLNVSVACGVALYEVVRQRINS; encoded by the coding sequence ATGAAAGAATCTTCAAACATCTTTGGTATTCGAGCAGTAATTGAAGCTATAAATGCTGGGCAGACAATGCAAAAAGTATACATTCAAAAAGGGTTAAGTGGCAATCTCTTTTCTGAACTAAATACCTTAATAAAACAACATAATATTTCCACTAGCTATGTTCCTGTTGAAAAACTCAATCATCTTTCTAAAAATCAAAATCATCAAGGCATAGTTGGCAAAATTTCTGGTGTTGAATTTTATAGCCTTGAAGATATAATGGCTTCAAATTCTAAAAAAAATCCATTATATCTTTTGCTGGATCAAATTACAGATGTACGAAACTTTGGTGCTATTTTACGAACGGCAGAGTGTACTGGTGTGGACGCCATCATAATACCTAATCAAGGTAATGCTCCTTTAAATGCAGATGCCATTAAAACATCTGCTGGTGCGGCTTTTAAAATACCTATTTGTAAAGTAAATCATTTATTAGATGCTATTTATCACTTACAGGGTGAAGGAATAGAAATAGTCTGTATTACAGAAAAAACTGATAATACACTTTATCAAGTTGACTTTAATAAACCTATAGCGTTGATTATGGGATCTGAACACAAAGGCATCTCTCCTGCTGTGCTCAAAATAACTGATGCTAAAGCAAAATTGCCTCTATTAGGTGATATAGCTTCATTAAATGTTTCTGTAGCTTGCGGTGTGGCTTTATATGAAGTAGTTAGACAACGGATTAATTCTTAA
- a CDS encoding rhomboid family intramembrane serine protease, which yields MDLQEEHKQFKFSTMVIAIPLYFVLFLWIVFWVEGSYNLYLTKYGLYPQTLKGLRGILFSPFIHSGVKHLFNNSIPLFILMTSLFYFYRKIAFNVLIYGALLSGLLTWIIARPAYHIGASGIVYLLFSFVLFSGLIRKYYRLIAVSLIVIFLYGSMIWYILPIKDGISWEGHLSGFLVGIVLAIIYRKHGPQPIKYEWEDDNFIEEELFDEEE from the coding sequence ATGGATTTACAGGAAGAACATAAGCAATTTAAATTTTCAACAATGGTAATTGCCATTCCATTGTATTTTGTTTTGTTTTTATGGATTGTCTTTTGGGTTGAAGGGAGTTACAATTTATACTTGACCAAATATGGGCTGTATCCACAAACACTAAAAGGATTGCGTGGCATTCTGTTCTCACCCTTTATCCATAGCGGTGTTAAACATTTGTTTAACAATTCAATTCCACTTTTTATATTAATGACATCGTTATTTTACTTTTACAGAAAAATAGCTTTTAACGTACTGATTTATGGAGCACTATTAAGTGGCTTGTTGACTTGGATTATTGCCAGGCCTGCTTACCATATTGGTGCCAGTGGCATCGTTTATTTATTGTTCAGTTTTGTCTTATTTAGCGGATTAATCCGAAAATATTACCGTTTAATTGCGGTATCATTAATTGTTATTTTTCTTTACGGTAGTATGATTTGGTATATTCTCCCTATAAAAGATGGTATTTCATGGGAAGGCCATTTGTCTGGTTTTTTAGTTGGAATAGTATTGGCAATAATTTATAGAAAGCATGGGCCACAACCGATTAAATACGAGTGGGAAGATGATAACTTTATTGAAGAAGAGTTATTTGATGAAGAAGAGTAA
- a CDS encoding replication-associated recombination protein A produces MNAPLAERIRPKKLADYISQQHLVGEKGALTAHIKRGVIPSLILWGPPGIGKTTLANIIAEESKRPFYTLSAINSGVKDVREVIDKAKQSGGLFTTKNPILFIDEIHRFSKSQQDSLLGAVEKGWVTLIGATTENPSFEVIPALLSRCQVYILNSFDKEDLIALLNRAISEDEIISKKKIKLKETDALLQLSGGDARKLLNIFELIVSAEGDSVVINNDKVLEKVQKNTVRYDKTGEQHYDIISAFIKSIRGSDPNAAVYWLARMIEGGEDVKFIARRLVILASEDIGNANPNALILATSTFQAVSVIGNPESRIILSQCAVYLANSPKSNASYMAIGNAQQLVKQTGDLSVPLHLRNAPTKLMKDLDYGKNYQYAHNYEDNFIDQEFLPDEIRNTKLYEPGNNSRENNFREFLKKRWKDKYKY; encoded by the coding sequence ATGAATGCCCCTTTAGCAGAACGTATACGTCCAAAAAAGCTTGCTGATTATATCAGTCAACAACATTTAGTGGGTGAAAAAGGAGCTTTAACTGCTCATATTAAAAGAGGTGTCATTCCGTCACTCATATTGTGGGGACCTCCCGGAATTGGAAAAACAACTCTGGCCAATATAATTGCAGAAGAGTCCAAACGCCCGTTTTACACGTTAAGTGCAATAAATTCTGGAGTTAAAGATGTAAGAGAAGTCATTGACAAAGCTAAACAAAGTGGCGGGTTATTTACTACTAAAAATCCTATCTTATTTATTGATGAAATTCACAGGTTTAGCAAATCGCAACAAGATTCGTTACTTGGAGCGGTTGAAAAAGGCTGGGTTACCTTAATAGGTGCCACTACGGAAAACCCCAGTTTTGAGGTAATCCCCGCACTACTCTCTCGCTGTCAGGTCTATATTTTGAATTCTTTTGATAAAGAAGATTTAATAGCTCTTTTAAACCGTGCAATTTCAGAAGATGAAATTATTTCAAAAAAGAAGATAAAATTAAAAGAAACTGACGCTTTATTACAACTTTCGGGTGGTGATGCTCGTAAGCTTTTAAATATTTTTGAGTTGATTGTTAGTGCAGAGGGTGATTCTGTTGTAATCAACAATGATAAAGTATTAGAAAAGGTTCAAAAGAATACGGTCCGTTATGACAAAACGGGCGAACAGCACTACGATATCATATCGGCGTTTATAAAATCCATACGAGGAAGTGATCCGAATGCAGCAGTCTATTGGTTAGCAAGGATGATAGAGGGTGGCGAAGATGTTAAATTTATTGCCAGAAGATTGGTCATATTAGCATCAGAGGATATTGGAAATGCCAACCCAAATGCTTTAATATTGGCAACATCAACTTTTCAAGCGGTTTCGGTAATTGGTAATCCTGAATCACGGATTATATTAAGTCAGTGTGCAGTATATTTAGCAAACTCGCCCAAAAGTAATGCTTCATATATGGCTATAGGTAATGCTCAACAATTGGTAAAACAAACTGGTGATTTATCAGTGCCTTTACATTTAAGAAATGCCCCAACAAAATTGATGAAAGATTTAGATTATGGTAAAAATTACCAATATGCACATAACTATGAAGATAATTTTATTGACCAAGAATTTTTACCTGATGAAATTAGAAACACAAAGCTCTATGAACCTGGAAATAATAGTAGAGAAAATAACTTTAGAGAATTTCTAAAAAAACGTTGGAAAGATAAATATAAATATTAA